The Bdellovibrio bacteriovorus DNA segment CCTCTCGAGCTTAACACAGGACGGCTATGTGAAAGATTATATTTGGCCGGACCTAGACAGAAGACAGAGTTATTGCGAGACCTTTTGAAATCCCGTCAACCACTCGGTTCCGAAATAAATAAATGCGAGCAGTGGGAATAAGAAACCCACCCACGAAGTGAGCATCCATCCTCCATGCGCATAAGCCCACGCACCGACGTAGCTGCCCACGGCTCCACCCACAAAAATCGTCGCAACATAAAGACCGTTGAGGCGACCCCGAAGCTCAGCCGAGAGAGAAAAAATCGCACGCTGACCCAAAACCAAGTTCGCCGTGATGCCTGCATCCAATAAGATCGCTGCGAACACAAGAATAGCTAACGCCCATCCCGAACCTGGCGCAAAAATATGTGTTATCAGAAATGACACTGACGCAGAAATCATAGCAACGGTCGTAGCTTGTCGACTGAATCCTTTATCGGCCATACGTCCAGCAAGGGGGGCAGACACCGCACCTGCGACTCCGGCCAATGCAAAAAGAGCAATGGCTGTTTGAGAAAGATGAAACTCTTCAACAAGTAATAAAGGCGTCGTTGTCCAGAACAATGAAAAAGCGCCAAACATGAAGGCTTGGTAGATCGCGCGTCTTCTTAAAACGGGAGTTTCTGCAAACAGATTTCCCATGGATGCCATCAACTTCGAATAGCGAATACCCGTATTGGTAGGTTGTCTTTCGGGCAGAAGTTTATAAAGTGCTAACCCTAGTAAGAGCATCAAAGCGGCAGAAAAATAAAAAACCGCGTGCCAAGAAAATAAATCCGTCAGAAGGCTCGAAATAGGACGCGACAGCATAATACCAATCATCAATCCGCTCATCAGACTTCCTACGACACGACCGCGTGTTGCTTCGGGCGCTAAGTGAGCCGCATAAGGCACGATCACTTGCACCGTTGAAGCACCTAATCCCACGGCTAAGGCCGCAAGAAAATAGGGAATCAAACTTGTCGCGAAGGCCAAGCCCAGTAAGCTAACGGTCGTTAGCAAGATCATTGTCAAAATCAGTTTTCGATTTTCAAGAATATCGGCCAGGGGAACGATCATAAGGACACCCAGTCCGTAACCCACTTGAGTCAGAGTCACAACCAAGCCCGCCAAAGAAGGATCTAGATTGAGAGCCTTGCTGATAAGCCCCACCAGAGGCTGCGCATAATAAAGGTTAGCGGCGACAACACCGACCGCCAGGCCTAAAAGCAATATAAGAGATTTAGAAAGCGAATGAGAGGAGGAAGCAGAGGAAGACATAAGAACCTTCATTTGTTAGATACCTATCGAACAATAAATAAACCTGTTCTTGCGTTGGCGCAAGAAGAATGTTAGATATTTATCTAACAATGGAAACTATCGATCATCCGAAACTTAAAGATATCAGTTTGGAACAAGTGCTAAAAGCACTCGGGGATCCTGTGCGTCTCTCCGTTGTAAAGCAGCTCTTGAAGGATCCTGAAGGTGAAATTGCTTGTGGATCTTTTGACTACTCCGTGACAAAGGCGACGTTTTCTCATCATATGCAAATTTTGCGTGAAGCGGGTGTGACTCGCAGTCGCCAAGACGGGACGAAAAAGCTTGTGTCTTTGCGCCTTGACGAACTGGAAAAAAGATTTCCCGGCTTAATTGAAGTGATTCTTACGACTAGATAGATTTATCGAGCGCACTCTTTGAGAAGTCCAGCGCATCTATCTAATATCGTCACACGAATGTTTTCCCGATGCACCAAAAGCTCGGGGAGTTT contains these protein-coding regions:
- a CDS encoding MFS transporter, which gives rise to MSSSASSSHSLSKSLILLLGLAVGVVAANLYYAQPLVGLISKALNLDPSLAGLVVTLTQVGYGLGVLMIVPLADILENRKLILTMILLTTVSLLGLAFATSLIPYFLAALAVGLGASTVQVIVPYAAHLAPEATRGRVVGSLMSGLMIGIMLSRPISSLLTDLFSWHAVFYFSAALMLLLGLALYKLLPERQPTNTGIRYSKLMASMGNLFAETPVLRRRAIYQAFMFGAFSLFWTTTPLLLVEEFHLSQTAIALFALAGVAGAVSAPLAGRMADKGFSRQATTVAMISASVSFLITHIFAPGSGWALAILVFAAILLDAGITANLVLGQRAIFSLSAELRGRLNGLYVATIFVGGAVGSYVGAWAYAHGGWMLTSWVGFLFPLLAFIYFGTEWLTGFQKVSQ
- a CDS encoding ArsR/SmtB family transcription factor; this encodes MLDIYLTMETIDHPKLKDISLEQVLKALGDPVRLSVVKQLLKDPEGEIACGSFDYSVTKATFSHHMQILREAGVTRSRQDGTKKLVSLRLDELEKRFPGLIEVILTTR